From the genome of Alosa sapidissima isolate fAloSap1 chromosome 14, fAloSap1.pri, whole genome shotgun sequence, one region includes:
- the znf365 gene encoding uncharacterized protein znf365, with product MVEPMQTLAGRRPCGRERQWKAPACRSVAVLPFRCPRCGESTRFRSLTALRTHLQFSHTFSTPPVSRAPPISMPPSPEDDRPAFLELHPAPTPLTTAAKAHPPPSPLDHTYGGVSMEAGLQVRLWVALKRAEQQLQSEHAQCPLLLEEQHRLSRQVHSAAMVIASLRQQLATSQHQLKQRESEVLGMQSWLALAAQHEMCSKETLRSFIETLLQRLHVAESCANRRP from the exons ATGGTGGAGCCCATGCAGACGCTGGCTGGGCGGCGGCCCTGTGGGCGTGAACGACAGTGGAAGGCGCCAGCGTGTCGGAGCGTGGCGGTGCTACCGTTCCGCTGCCCGCGCTGTGGGGAGAGCACGCGCTTCCGCAGCCTGACCGCTCTCCGGACTCACCTGCAGTTCAGCCACACCTTCTCCACACCACCTGTGTCCAGAGCTCCGCCCATCTCCATGCCCCCCAGCCCAGAAGATGATAGGCCTGCCTTCCTAGAGCTACACCCCGCCCCCACACCCTTAACCACAGCAGCAAAGGcccatccccctccctccccattgGATCACACCTATGGGGGCGTGTCTATGGAGGCGGGGCTCCAGGTGCGTCTGTGGGTGGCTCTGAAGAGGGCAGAGCAGCAGCTGCAGTCTGAGCATGCTCAGTGCCCCCTGCTGTTAGAGGAGCAACACAGGCTCAGCAGGCAGGTCCACTCCGCTGCCATGGTGATCGCATCACTACGACAACAGCTGGCCACCTCACAGCACCAGCTGAAGCAGCGAGAGAG TGAGGTCTTGGGTATGCAGAGCTGGCTGGCATTAGCTGCTCAGCATGAGATGTGCAGTAAGGAGACACTGAGGAGCTTCATAGAGACTCTGCTGCAGCGCCTCCATGTGGCAGAAAGCTGCGCTAACAGGAGACCCTGA